AGGAGGATATGGACAGCGCGGGGTTGATGCATATGGGAATCCAGTTGGTCGGACAGACGAGTATGGGAAGCCTATTCAGCAGGGGGTTGATGCATATGGGAATCCAGTTCGTCAAACAGACGAGTACGGGAACCCTATTCAGCACCCTACCGGGGGAACCATGGGTGATTATGGCACTGCTGGTGCCACTGCCACACATGGTGTTGGTTTGTCTACTGGCACTCATGGCCAGTCCCAGCTTCACCGTTCGGGTAGCTCCAGCTCCAGCTCTGTAAGTAGTACCTATATATACATGTCCTactattaatatatataatataattagtATGTCTATTAACTCGGTAAATATTGTTTGATATGTAGTCTGAGGACGATGGAATGGGAGGGAGAAGGAAGAAGGATAAGAAGGGACTCAAGGACAAGATAAAGGACATGTTGCCAGGTGGGCACAAGCAAGAGCAGCAAGGTTACACTACTGCAACTACTACTCCTGCTACTTACGGGCAGCAGCCTCATGAGAAGAAAGGAATGATCGACAAGATTAAGGACAAGCTGCCCGGCACTGGTCACCACTGATTTTACAACCAGATTCAGCTTCCTGACTTACGATTATGGTACTACATATGTGTGTTTTAATAAAATGTTGCATCCTCCACTGCTTGTAAACATTGTTTCTTCTGTATTTGGATGAGGCTGCGTTTATGTACATGtgttgtttttctacttcagtgTGGACTGTAATATCAgtttcatatatatatacaagttatGTTTGTGAAGTGAGTGGTTTTTTAAAGGTGAGTGATAAAATGACCTTCTTATTTTTAACTCGTAACGACTCCATAACATTAACTTTGATGAATTCATGTTTACTCTCCCTTTTTTcacattttttaaattttcagtTGTCACAtgcttttttttttttttgacgaAAATGCAATTTCAATACTCATTCAAATCATTCAAGATACAATGTTTGTTTGACTTTAACTGGAACAGAACCTCCAGTCACAGTCAAAAATGCAATCAGGATAGATATATGCAATCATAGATATATGCAATCAGGATAGATATGGCCCACCTGAGCTAGTTCATGTAATCAGGATAGATATGGGACACCTGAGCTAGTTCATGTGCTGACATATTCGCAGATCGCTTAATAAAGTACAACTCAAAGTTGTTAAAATGACTCCTCAATCTCCTGCAATCCTCAATTACTTGCCCAAACCTCGATCTCATTGGTGTTGCGCTACGAATCAGTTGCACAAGCAGGCAGTCTGATTCGAGTATAACCGAGCTCCACTGTCTGTCCTTAGCCCTACTCAAAGCTTCCTTTATGGCCATGGCTTCCACCATAGAAGGATTCAACACCTCTGCATACTGTTTTCATTTAGCTCCCAGTAAGCTGCCATCATGATCCCGAGAGATGATGCCAATGCCACATGGTCAGAAAAAATTGCTGCCATCAGTTGTCACATGCTTCTTAATATCAAGAAGAAGAGAATTTTATTTCGGTACACAAATCATGTGTGGGGGGTTGAAGATTCGTAAATTTCATGTTCGAGATATCagagaaaattaaaaataaaaaatgtgaaacaactAATTCCGAAGCTAATTCTGCCCTATATTTTTGTTAGTAAATTTCTTGTTTAAATAAAGCTCATTATCATAATTTAATGCTTATTTTTACGTTTTACTATAAAACTAGCGTAAAAGCCCGTGCGAGCACGAAATATTATTTCGAAGGAAATTttgtttataaaaaaataatttttgaatgcGATAAATGATtcttttaactttattttatattCATACATCAATTACGTAATAATGAATAATATGtgtttataaatttaattatatttcgtaaaaatttaaataaataaatatgcaATAAAATTGAGATGACATAAAGGTCATCATTGtattgtttttttttcttttcgtACTTAGTGGTGAAAACTTATTTTCTATTATAAAGTTCAATTCTCGCTATACTTAGTTTAAGGTATATAAATCTAATTACTAAAAAAGTTAAGACTAcattatcttaataaaaatatttgtaatTTGTTTATAGTGATATGCATCGGGTCACTTCGGGGTTAAGAGGTGTTATCCCCGATCCGCGAATCCACCTGGCACCCCGAAGGGAGATTCTTTTCATTTCCGATACTCACCAGAATAGGGAATCATGCAAGAATTCTggatataattaaaataataattttatatttttaataagtttttttttcaaaaaacaCAATCTACCAATTCGTATTAtacaaaaatattaataatatctCATATTTTTTTACATCAAATCATATTAAATTTGATTTACAATATAAAGAAATGacaaattaaaaaatattttaaattctaatGTAAAAAAATTGATTAACATAATTTTagattattttgaaaataatataatatttgaaattactttttataatatttattttaatatataaattattatatatacatataatcgGGATTGGGGAAATGGGGCGGGGAGACACTAATTCTCAACTACGCCTCGATCCCCGAAATTTGTTAATAATTCCTCTCACTTATCAATTGTTAACACTTAGGTTGACTAAATGGATTTATATATGTGAAATGAGTAAAACAATTTGGAAAAAAATGGGTAAATGAATAAAAGTGTAAGAcattttaatatttataaaaaaatattctctcttaaaaaaataataaaaataaagtacCCTCAAAAAAATATCATGAAATgaaatatataaaattttcaaaatgtgggTGTAAAAATAAATATTGTCTAATTTAATAAAACTTTCAGCACTAATTTTCTTAttttggaaatatattttataatagaTAATGAAATGTACTAcatttaatatattatttatactaagtcatattttaatattttaattttttgttaCTGCCGGACTAATCCAAATTATTGTTCCAAAATTCGAGCATTTTAGCCAAGATATCGACCGAGTACACATAATCAAGCTTATTCACGAGTTAATTTTTCATTATTCGAATAAAATCCGATTTCGAGTCTAACTCGGATCAAACTTATACCTACTCGGAATAAAAAGTAAGAAGTTTAAAATGAATAGAAGGTAAAAAAATGTTAAACCAACACAATTACCTAATTATTTAAGAGTCTTGCAAAATTTACTTACTAATCTTGCTGTGTAATATATATGTCCGATTTTGTACAAAATTAAGATTTTTACCTCCGTAATGAATTATAATTGATATTTTTTCTGGTATTTAGGAGTATGTATACAATAATGATTAAAATAAGGTAATGTATATTGTTTCGGTTGGTTTCATCTTTAAAGTAATATTTAATTTTTCTATAAGATACATATTTATACTAAGCGCATCTCTAATCACATCTTTACATGTCATATTACTTCATTTTTTACTCTATATATGAAGTTATGGGCTCCAACGATGAATTACTCTATCTTTATAAATACATGATAGCACTGTCCGGCTCCAAATTTGGAGTTACACTATAGATATGAAGATATTGGTTTTATAATAAACCTTCTcacataaatattttttttatctgAGTTCTCATTCCATTTACTCCCAGATTAAACCAAATATTTTTGATTCGGTAAACACACAAGTCAAACTAAATTAAACGGaattatgattttttaaaaataaatccaaaaaagtataaaaaatatttaattttatgatatatatatatcataacaATTACAACATAATTGATAAATAATTGATATGTGTGTGTGCGCGTGCGTGTGCGTGTGcgtataattataaaatttaaattgcTACTATATAATTGTATAAACTATCATTTTATCTACTGAAAAGTTAAAATTTAAAAGGAGAAATTATAATTTTCtaataaaatcaaaatttatATAGCACAATGGTCTTAAAATGAAATTTAGTCACGGGTTCGATTACTGATACCAACACAATTTCAATACACTTTTTTCTTAAATAACAAAGTGGCGACATTTTTgaaattttagaataaaaatacaaaaaactAAAAAGGCGGAGTCATATAAATTATATAAACCGgcattttatttactcaaaagttaaattttaaaaaaatagaatttgATAAAAGGAGATGGAGTGGCTTATGTAATAAGAATTTTAATTTTCACTAAAAAAGTTATGTAGCATGATGGCGGTTACGTGAAATTTGTGAGTATGAGGGAAGAGGTTTGATTCATATTCGATAACCaaatttttcttatttttaacaaaaaattgtGCAAGGATGGCGCTTTTATAATTTTTCAACACAAAAGGGCAAAATGGTGATTTCACACCCATTCAAATGGCTCTTGGAGATGTCGAATTAGTTTTTAAAGTTAactttttaataaatttaattttttttatccgAATACTCATTCCAAGCACTCCCGGATTAAATCAAATATTTTTGACTCGATAAACACACAATCCAAACTCAATTAAACgaaattatgattttttgaaaagaaatcctaaaaagtataaaaaaatatttaattttattaaatatatatatatatatatatatatatatatcataacaATTACAACAGAATTGATATatgtgtgtgtgcgcgcgtgtCTAAGTACAAAATTTAAATTGCAGTTATATAATTGTACAAACTATCATTCTATTTACTcaaatattaaaattaaggaaaaaaatataattttttaaataaaatttttaaaataaaatcaaaattcaTTATAACACCATGGTTCTAAGATAAAATACAGTCACGGGTTCGATTCTTAATACAACTACGAAAACTAAAAAAAGCGGAGTCGCATAAATTATATAAACCGACATTATATTTACTCAAaagttaaaattaaaaaaaatagaatttgATAAATGGAGATGGAGTGGCTTGTCTAataagaattttaatttttattgaaaaagttATGTAGCATGATGACAATTACATGAAATTTGTGAGTAGGAGGGAAGAGGTTCGATTCATATTCGATAACCAAATTCTtcttatttttaacaaaaaattgtGCAAGGATGGCACTTTTATAATTTTCCAACACAAAAGGAAAAAATGGTG
This sequence is a window from Apium graveolens cultivar Ventura chromosome 9, ASM990537v1, whole genome shotgun sequence. Protein-coding genes within it:
- the LOC141682502 gene encoding dehydrin DHN1-like, translated to MANMGGGYGQRGVDAYGNPVGRTDEYGKPIQQGVDAYGNPVRQTDEYGNPIQHPTGGTMGDYGTAGATATHGVGLSTGTHGQSQLHRSGSSSSSSSEDDGMGGRRKKDKKGLKDKIKDMLPGGHKQEQQGYTTATTTPATYGQQPHEKKGMIDKIKDKLPGTGHH